One genomic region from Streptomyces sp. Li-HN-5-11 encodes:
- a CDS encoding CHAT domain-containing protein, with amino-acid sequence MTAGSDPVLELLPMVFAAPGEALAQARELLDAGASPPHACVAHQVIGIWQRDFGDLRLALRHLRRARALAARAGSADREADVLATLGVALVHAGRTRQGLAAFEQGVARGTGHTRARVLYRRAYVWWVLGRHREALADVRRAVAVLRQADDVIWTARALTLRATVHLALGAVERADADFAAAETLWDTTGQEHDKADAVESRGLAAFRRGDIPAALRLLDEAEERYAKLGTPTFMLNIRRCEVLMAAGLAPEALAEADAAIAELDRLGGQPTRKAELLLAAARAARLADDPHTAIARAAVAVRLFGGQRRGWWETHARLVLIEARVAAGRRSGRLVADAAAVAGRLASFGSPAALEASLLAGRTALALGWTEQAERHLAAAARGRHSGPPPARVTGWAAQALRARAAGSRRGVLEACRRGLDVLDEHRMTLGASELRARATAQGAELAALAQEAGLASGEPRRLLVWSERWRATVLSAPPARPPADPALLSALTAFREIAARAEAARRDGRPVPVLEREQRRLEREIRSRTLHLRGEAPGCGDRFAPGRLLARLGETRLAELAVLDGRVHVLLCGAGRVRRFEAGRLADAVIEAEHVQAGLRRLAHPGAAARLPVVEAAGRRLEELLLGPAARHLGSGPVVIVPPNSLHRVPWASLPSLRERVLSVSPSASSWLRARETEPPHGGRQVLVRGPGLASAGAEVPEPAGRYGAPTVLEGAGAHVSRVLRELDGAALAHIAAHGSFRADSPMFSSLRMADGPLTVHDFERLDRSPYRIILSCCDTARLASVGADELLGLVTALLPLGTAGVVACSAPVNDEAVVPLMLALHKGLGAGLCLAEALRDARAAVPGDATHRATAWAFSAFGAA; translated from the coding sequence GTGACGGCGGGAAGCGACCCGGTTCTCGAACTGCTGCCCATGGTGTTCGCCGCTCCGGGCGAGGCCCTCGCACAGGCCCGCGAGCTGCTCGATGCCGGTGCCTCGCCGCCGCACGCCTGCGTGGCGCACCAGGTCATCGGCATCTGGCAGCGTGACTTCGGCGACCTGCGCCTGGCCCTGCGGCATCTGCGGCGCGCCCGGGCTCTGGCGGCGCGGGCGGGGTCCGCGGACCGTGAGGCCGACGTGCTGGCCACGCTGGGAGTCGCGTTGGTGCACGCGGGGCGCACCCGGCAGGGCCTGGCGGCGTTCGAACAAGGTGTCGCACGTGGCACGGGACACACCCGGGCCCGGGTGCTTTACCGGCGGGCGTACGTGTGGTGGGTGCTGGGCCGGCACCGCGAGGCGCTCGCGGACGTACGGCGGGCGGTTGCCGTGCTGCGGCAGGCGGACGACGTCATCTGGACGGCCCGGGCGCTGACCCTTCGGGCCACCGTGCATCTGGCGCTCGGGGCGGTGGAGCGGGCCGACGCCGACTTCGCTGCGGCCGAGACGCTGTGGGACACCACCGGCCAGGAGCACGACAAGGCCGACGCCGTGGAGAGCCGGGGCCTCGCGGCTTTCCGCCGGGGTGACATTCCGGCGGCGCTGCGGCTGCTGGACGAGGCCGAGGAGCGGTACGCCAAGCTCGGCACGCCGACGTTCATGCTGAACATCCGGCGCTGCGAGGTGCTGATGGCCGCCGGCCTCGCGCCCGAGGCGCTGGCCGAGGCGGACGCGGCGATCGCCGAACTCGACCGGCTGGGCGGTCAGCCCACCCGCAAGGCCGAACTGCTGCTCGCCGCGGCCCGCGCCGCGCGGCTGGCGGACGATCCGCACACGGCGATCGCGCGGGCGGCGGTGGCCGTACGGCTGTTCGGCGGGCAGCGTCGCGGCTGGTGGGAGACGCACGCCCGGCTGGTGCTGATCGAGGCGCGGGTGGCGGCCGGGCGCCGCTCGGGGCGGCTGGTCGCGGACGCCGCCGCGGTGGCCGGGCGGCTGGCGTCCTTCGGCTCGCCGGCCGCTCTGGAGGCGTCGCTGCTGGCGGGCCGGACCGCACTGGCCCTGGGCTGGACGGAGCAAGCGGAGAGGCACCTGGCGGCGGCCGCGCGCGGCCGGCACAGCGGGCCGCCGCCCGCGCGCGTGACGGGTTGGGCCGCTCAGGCGCTGCGGGCGCGGGCGGCCGGTTCCCGGCGGGGCGTGCTGGAGGCGTGCCGGCGCGGACTCGACGTGCTCGACGAGCACCGGATGACGCTCGGGGCCTCGGAACTGCGGGCCCGGGCCACCGCGCAGGGTGCGGAACTGGCCGCGCTGGCCCAGGAGGCCGGCCTCGCCTCCGGGGAGCCGCGGCGGCTGCTGGTGTGGAGCGAGCGCTGGCGGGCCACCGTGCTGTCCGCCCCGCCAGCCCGGCCACCCGCCGACCCGGCGCTGCTCAGCGCCCTGACCGCGTTCCGTGAGATCGCCGCCCGCGCGGAGGCAGCCCGCCGGGACGGTCGCCCCGTTCCCGTCCTGGAGCGGGAACAGCGGCGCCTGGAGCGGGAGATCCGCTCCCGCACCCTGCACCTGCGCGGCGAGGCGCCCGGTTGCGGCGACCGCTTCGCCCCCGGCCGGCTGCTGGCACGGCTCGGCGAGACGCGGCTGGCCGAACTGGCCGTGCTCGACGGGCGGGTGCACGTGCTGCTGTGCGGAGCCGGACGGGTACGGCGCTTCGAGGCCGGCCGGCTCGCGGACGCGGTGATCGAGGCCGAGCATGTGCAGGCCGGGCTGCGGCGCCTGGCGCACCCGGGGGCGGCGGCCCGGCTGCCCGTGGTGGAGGCGGCGGGCCGCCGCCTGGAGGAGCTGCTGCTCGGCCCGGCCGCCCGGCATCTGGGCTCCGGGCCGGTCGTGATCGTGCCCCCGAACTCCCTGCACCGGGTGCCGTGGGCGTCGCTGCCGTCGCTGCGGGAGCGGGTGCTGAGCGTGTCGCCGTCGGCGAGCAGCTGGCTGCGCGCCCGCGAGACCGAGCCGCCGCACGGCGGCCGTCAGGTGCTGGTGCGCGGACCGGGGCTGGCGTCCGCCGGCGCCGAGGTGCCTGAGCCGGCCGGCCGGTACGGCGCCCCCACCGTCCTGGAGGGGGCCGGCGCCCATGTCTCGCGCGTCCTGCGGGAGCTGGACGGAGCCGCGCTCGCGCACATCGCCGCGCACGGCTCCTTCCGCGCGGACAGTCCCATGTTCTCCTCGCTCAGGATGGCCGACGGCCCGCTCACCGTGCACGACTTCGAACGTCTGGACCGCAGCCCGTACCGGATCATCCTGTCCTGCTGCGACACGGCCCGGCTCGCGTCGGTCGGCGCCGACGAACTGCTCGGCCTGGTCACCGCGTTGCTGCCGCTGGGCACGGCCGGGGTGGTGGCGTGCAGCGCGCCCGTCAACGACGAGGCGGTGGTCCCGCTGATGCTCGCCCTGCACAAGGGCCTCGGCGCCGGCCTCTGTCTGGCCGAGGCCCTGCGCGACGCCCGCGCCGCCGTCCCCGGCGACGCCACCCACCGGGCCACGGCCTGGGCGTTCTCGGCGTTCGGGGCGGCCTGA
- a CDS encoding S8/S53 family peptidase translates to MAPQRFHEQLDQIQRSMPDVPLAMGPDDAGEFLYEKGVVLARDGEEARLVEDTVRAHFTGATGLTPDRVRRASPETNRAGVTRIQVGDPGHGDRGGDRAVTHALRALREHERRAGRRLVSRNHVVSIASVNACPGDEPVPAPLTRGTNPAPAGTAYDADTAVGVLVIDTGLMHDYRAVPLLAHVRGDGQVGETDGNGVLQQYVGHGTFIAALVAAVAPNTDITVRGTLNDAGAILESDFGNRLFEAVDQHGWPDLISLSAGTSNGSTDGLLGVDAFMRELRAQDTLLVAAAGNNASATPFWPAAYAGLPGYADSVLSVGALRSDGEFGACFSNHGAWVTAYSPGERLTSALTGFDAPVPYVYQHSTYDACRFGFTYACTCQYPRHTGVLSEERETTSGKPDQVMFEGFAHWSGTSFATPVAAGMVAAHMTAHKERDPRAARRQLLEANTEYAEVRGAHVPALRPPTWRPVPVVRLAPPA, encoded by the coding sequence ATGGCACCACAGCGATTCCACGAGCAGCTCGACCAGATCCAGCGCTCGATGCCCGACGTGCCACTGGCGATGGGCCCGGACGACGCGGGGGAGTTCCTCTACGAGAAGGGCGTCGTCCTCGCCCGCGACGGCGAGGAGGCCCGCCTCGTCGAGGACACCGTGCGCGCGCACTTCACCGGGGCGACCGGCCTGACACCCGACCGCGTGCGCCGGGCGAGCCCGGAGACCAACCGCGCCGGCGTCACCCGCATCCAGGTCGGCGACCCCGGGCACGGCGACCGCGGCGGCGACCGCGCCGTCACGCACGCCCTGCGCGCCCTGCGCGAACACGAGAGGCGGGCCGGACGGCGCCTGGTCAGCCGTAACCATGTGGTGTCGATCGCCTCGGTCAACGCCTGCCCCGGCGACGAGCCGGTGCCCGCCCCGCTCACCCGGGGCACCAACCCCGCTCCCGCCGGGACCGCCTACGACGCGGACACGGCTGTGGGCGTCCTCGTCATCGACACCGGCCTCATGCACGACTACCGCGCGGTCCCCCTGCTGGCCCACGTCAGGGGCGACGGCCAGGTCGGGGAGACCGACGGCAACGGCGTGCTCCAGCAGTACGTCGGCCACGGCACCTTCATCGCCGCACTGGTCGCCGCCGTCGCGCCCAACACGGACATCACCGTGCGCGGCACCCTCAACGACGCCGGTGCCATCCTGGAGTCCGACTTCGGCAACCGGCTCTTCGAGGCCGTCGACCAGCACGGCTGGCCCGATCTCATCAGCCTCTCCGCGGGCACCTCCAACGGCAGCACCGACGGCCTGCTCGGTGTCGACGCCTTCATGCGGGAGCTGCGCGCCCAGGACACCCTGCTCGTCGCGGCCGCCGGCAACAACGCCAGTGCCACCCCTTTCTGGCCCGCCGCCTACGCCGGCCTGCCCGGCTACGCCGACTCCGTGCTGTCCGTCGGCGCGCTGCGCAGCGACGGCGAGTTCGGCGCCTGCTTCAGCAACCATGGCGCCTGGGTGACGGCGTACTCTCCCGGTGAGCGGCTCACCAGCGCCCTCACCGGCTTCGACGCACCCGTGCCGTACGTCTACCAGCACTCCACGTACGACGCCTGCCGGTTCGGCTTCACCTATGCCTGCACCTGCCAGTACCCGCGGCACACCGGCGTGCTCAGCGAGGAGCGGGAGACCACCTCCGGCAAGCCGGACCAGGTGATGTTCGAGGGGTTCGCGCACTGGAGCGGAACCTCCTTCGCCACCCCCGTCGCGGCCGGTATGGTCGCCGCGCACATGACGGCGCACAAGGAGCGCGACCCGCGCGCGGCCCGGCGCCAACTGCTTGAGGCGAACACCGAGTACGCGGAAGTGCGCGGGGCGCACGTACCGGCACTGCGTCCGCCCACCTGGCGCCCCGTTCCGGTCGTCCGGCTCGCACCGCCGGCATGA
- a CDS encoding sigma-70 family RNA polymerase sigma factor, with translation MERADVGALVQSAVDGDAAAWKALVEGLSPLVWSVVRAHRLSDADGHEVFQTVWFRFAQHLGRIREPDKAGSWLASTARHECLRTLRSLSRLTVTDDPRLLDRVSEDRTPEQSVLDSEEAAAQSERIRRLWQEFEALGERCRRLLRVLMASPPPSYQEVSAALGVAVGSIGPLRQRCLRRLRARLDARGSL, from the coding sequence GTGGAACGCGCAGATGTCGGCGCGCTCGTCCAGTCCGCCGTCGACGGCGACGCGGCTGCCTGGAAGGCGCTGGTGGAGGGGCTCAGCCCGCTGGTGTGGTCCGTCGTGCGCGCACACCGGCTCTCCGATGCCGACGGGCACGAGGTGTTCCAGACGGTGTGGTTCCGCTTCGCCCAGCACCTCGGACGGATCCGGGAACCCGACAAGGCCGGATCGTGGCTGGCGAGCACCGCACGGCACGAGTGCCTGAGGACGCTGCGGAGCCTGAGCCGGCTGACCGTGACGGACGATCCGCGGCTGCTCGACCGGGTCAGCGAGGACAGGACGCCCGAGCAGTCGGTGCTCGACTCCGAGGAGGCCGCCGCCCAGAGCGAGCGGATCAGACGGCTGTGGCAGGAGTTCGAGGCGCTTGGCGAGCGGTGCCGCCGACTGCTGCGCGTGCTGATGGCCTCGCCGCCGCCGAGCTACCAGGAGGTGTCCGCCGCGCTGGGCGTGGCCGTGGGGAGCATCGGACCCCTGCGCCAGCGCTGTCTGAGGCGCCTGCGCGCACGACTCGACGCACGGGGGTCACTGTGA
- a CDS encoding cytochrome P450 — protein MQPPPVRDWPALDLAGTEFDPVLAGLMREGPITRVRLPHGEGWAWLATRYDDVKLITNDPRFSRTEVTRRQVTRLAPHFAPRPGSLAWADQPDHNRLRKPVAGAFTVGAMKRLRPRAQELLDELVHTVVRDGPPADLVERVLEPFPIAVVSEVMGVPAEDRERVHTWTRQIISLSGGAEAADRAKAGMYGWIAGTVRARRDSAGEDVLSLLGAAVGRGEISEEEAVGLAGPLQIGGEAVTHNCGQMLYLLLTRPELMARMRERPDGRGPVLDELLRYIPHRSSVGLARIALEDVELHGVRIAAGEPVYVSYLAANRDPEVFTDPDRIVPDRDPNPHLAYGNGPHYCTGAVLARLQTELLIDTLLDRLPGLRLAVPPDQVAWRRRTMIRGPRTLPVTW, from the coding sequence ATGCAGCCGCCTCCGGTACGGGACTGGCCGGCGCTCGACCTGGCCGGCACGGAGTTCGACCCGGTCCTCGCGGGCCTGATGCGCGAGGGCCCGATCACCCGCGTCCGGCTGCCGCACGGCGAGGGCTGGGCGTGGCTTGCGACCCGCTACGACGACGTGAAGCTGATCACGAACGACCCGCGCTTCAGCCGTACGGAAGTCACCCGGCGCCAGGTGACCCGGCTGGCGCCGCACTTCGCGCCGCGGCCCGGTTCCCTCGCCTGGGCCGACCAGCCCGACCACAACCGGCTGCGCAAGCCGGTCGCCGGTGCCTTCACCGTGGGCGCGATGAAGCGGCTGCGTCCCCGTGCGCAGGAGCTGCTGGACGAGCTGGTGCACACCGTCGTACGGGACGGGCCGCCGGCCGACCTGGTCGAGCGGGTGCTCGAACCGTTCCCGATCGCGGTGGTCAGCGAGGTGATGGGGGTGCCCGCCGAGGACCGGGAGCGGGTGCACACCTGGACCCGGCAGATCATCTCCCTGAGCGGCGGGGCCGAGGCCGCCGACCGCGCCAAGGCGGGCATGTACGGCTGGATCGCCGGCACCGTCCGCGCCCGCCGGGACAGCGCCGGCGAGGACGTGCTGTCGCTGCTCGGTGCGGCGGTGGGCCGGGGCGAGATCAGCGAGGAGGAGGCGGTCGGGCTCGCCGGGCCGCTGCAGATCGGCGGAGAGGCCGTCACCCACAACTGCGGCCAGATGCTGTACCTGCTGCTGACCCGTCCGGAGCTGATGGCGCGGATGCGCGAAAGGCCGGACGGCCGCGGGCCCGTCCTGGACGAGCTGCTGCGCTACATCCCGCACCGCAGCTCCGTCGGCCTGGCCCGGATCGCCCTGGAGGACGTCGAGCTGCACGGGGTGCGCATCGCCGCGGGCGAACCGGTCTACGTCTCCTACCTGGCCGCCAACCGCGACCCGGAGGTCTTCACGGACCCGGACCGGATCGTCCCGGACCGCGACCCCAACCCGCACCTCGCCTACGGCAACGGGCCGCACTACTGCACCGGCGCCGTCCTCGCCCGGCTGCAGACCGAACTGCTCATCGACACCCTGCTCGACCGGCTGCCGGGTCTGCGGCTCGCGGTCCCGCCCGACCAGGTCGCCTGGCGCCGCAGAACGATGATCCGCGGCCCGCGGACCCTTCCTGTCACCTGGTGA
- a CDS encoding N-formylglutamate amidohydrolase — MPDSAPSFELLPGAADSPVILHVPHSAREIPAGVRAGIVLDDAALERELDHITDAHTAELAEAAASLAARTPWRFVNRLSRLVVDPERFPDEREEMLAVGMGAVYTRTTHGAVLRPADTDPGPLIERYFGPYALAMTRAVAGRLAATGRAVVVDVHSYPSAALPYELHGEGPRPPVCLGTDAFHTPPGLAQLARGAFAACGPTGLDSPFSGAYVPLEYYGREARVSALMVEIRRDAYMAEPGGPAGPGLTRLAAALAALVDGVSA; from the coding sequence GTGCCCGACAGCGCACCCTCCTTCGAGCTCCTGCCCGGAGCAGCCGACTCGCCGGTGATCCTGCACGTGCCCCACTCGGCGCGGGAGATACCGGCCGGCGTCCGTGCGGGCATCGTGCTGGACGACGCGGCGCTGGAGCGGGAGCTGGACCACATCACCGACGCGCACACGGCCGAGCTCGCCGAGGCGGCGGCCTCGCTGGCCGCCCGCACGCCCTGGCGGTTCGTCAACCGGCTGTCGCGGCTGGTGGTCGATCCGGAGCGGTTCCCGGACGAGCGGGAGGAGATGCTCGCCGTCGGCATGGGCGCGGTGTACACACGGACCACGCACGGGGCTGTGCTGCGGCCGGCGGACACCGATCCGGGGCCGCTGATCGAGCGGTACTTCGGCCCGTACGCCCTTGCCATGACCCGGGCCGTGGCCGGCCGGCTGGCCGCGACCGGCCGGGCCGTCGTGGTCGACGTGCACTCCTATCCCTCCGCCGCTCTGCCCTACGAACTGCACGGCGAGGGCCCCCGGCCGCCGGTGTGCCTGGGCACGGACGCCTTCCACACCCCGCCCGGGCTGGCGCAGCTGGCGCGCGGGGCGTTCGCCGCGTGCGGGCCGACGGGCCTGGACAGCCCGTTCAGCGGTGCCTACGTACCCCTGGAGTACTACGGCCGCGAGGCTCGCGTGTCCGCCCTCATGGTGGAGATCCGGCGGGACGCGTACATGGCCGAGCCGGGCGGCCCCGCGGGTCCCGGGCTCACCCGGCTCGCCGCGGCGCTGGCCGCCCTCGTCGACGGCGTCAGCGCCTGA
- a CDS encoding DUF5713 family protein codes for MPVGNRQVAAYPFLEGLYEDDYFPDHVVDRGKEILLRLCERIEAERPAGLTELYALTQAATEEFNALEAEFEAAGSEIETVAREEIGGDFWFVARAYGFEDADAEELIATREW; via the coding sequence ATGCCCGTCGGCAATCGGCAGGTGGCCGCGTATCCGTTTCTGGAAGGCCTGTACGAGGACGACTACTTTCCCGATCACGTGGTGGACCGGGGAAAGGAGATCCTGCTGCGCCTGTGCGAGCGCATCGAGGCCGAGCGCCCCGCCGGCCTGACCGAGCTGTACGCCTTGACCCAGGCTGCCACCGAGGAGTTCAACGCCCTGGAGGCCGAGTTCGAGGCGGCAGGCAGCGAGATCGAGACGGTGGCCCGGGAGGAGATAGGCGGGGACTTCTGGTTCGTCGCCCGTGCCTACGGCTTCGAGGACGCCGACGCGGAGGAGCTCATCGCGACGCGCGAGTGGTGA
- a CDS encoding NADP-dependent isocitrate dehydrogenase: MTDSTIIYTHTDEAPALATYSFLPVVQAYASQAGVAVETRDISLAGRIIAVFPEYLTEDQRVPDALTELGELAKTPEANIIKLPNISASIPQLKAAVAELQGQGYALPDYPDDPKTDEEREIRARYDKVKGSAVNPVLREGNSDRRAPASVKNYAKSHPHRMGAWSAESRTNVATMGVDDFRSTEKSVVIAEGGSLRIELKGDDGSTTVLRESVPVLAGEVVDASVMRVAALREFLTAQVARAKAEGVLFSVHLKATMMKVSDPIVFGHVVRAFFPKTFARYGDKLAAAGLTPNDGLGGIYKGLENLPEGAEIKASFDAELAEGPDLAMVDSDKGITNLHVPSDVIVDASMPAMIRTSGHMWGPDGQEHDTLAVLPDSSYAGVYQAVIDDCRANGAYDPSTMGSVPNVGLMAQKAEEYGSHDKTFEIPVTGTVRLVDEGGNAVIEQTVSAGDIFRACQTKDAPIRDWVKLAVTRARATGDPAVFWLDASRAHDANLIAKVEQYLPEHDTEGLDIRILSPVEATKLSVERIRRGENTISVTGNVLRDYLTDLFPILELGTSAKMLSVVPLMAGGGLFETGAGGSAPKHVQQLVKENYLRWDSLGEFFALVPSFEQYAKVTGNARAQVLADTLDRATATFLNEDKSPTRRVGGIDNRGSHFYLSLYWAQELARQTDDADLAKAFASLAETLTANEQKIVDELIAAQGEPADIGGYYQPDPAKAAEVMRPSATWNEILASLS, translated from the coding sequence GTGACTGACTCGACCATCATCTACACGCACACTGACGAGGCCCCGGCCCTGGCGACGTATTCGTTCCTGCCGGTGGTCCAGGCGTACGCCTCGCAGGCCGGTGTCGCTGTCGAGACCCGTGACATCTCGCTGGCCGGGCGCATCATCGCCGTGTTCCCGGAGTACCTGACCGAGGACCAGCGGGTTCCGGACGCGCTGACGGAGCTGGGCGAGCTGGCCAAGACGCCCGAGGCCAACATCATCAAGCTGCCGAACATCTCGGCGTCGATCCCGCAGCTGAAGGCCGCGGTCGCCGAGCTCCAGGGCCAGGGCTACGCGCTGCCGGACTACCCGGACGACCCGAAGACCGACGAGGAGCGCGAGATCCGCGCCCGCTACGACAAGGTCAAGGGCTCCGCGGTGAACCCGGTGCTGCGCGAGGGCAACTCCGACCGCCGCGCCCCCGCCTCGGTGAAGAACTACGCCAAGAGCCACCCGCACCGCATGGGCGCCTGGTCCGCCGAGTCCAGGACGAACGTGGCGACCATGGGCGTCGACGACTTCCGCTCCACCGAGAAGTCCGTCGTCATCGCCGAGGGCGGGAGCCTGCGCATCGAGCTGAAGGGTGACGACGGCTCCACCACCGTGCTGCGCGAGTCCGTACCCGTCCTCGCCGGCGAGGTCGTCGACGCCTCGGTGATGCGTGTCGCCGCGCTGCGCGAGTTCCTCACCGCGCAGGTCGCCCGCGCCAAGGCCGAGGGCGTGCTGTTCTCCGTGCACCTGAAGGCCACGATGATGAAGGTCTCCGACCCGATCGTCTTCGGTCACGTGGTGCGCGCCTTCTTCCCGAAGACGTTCGCGCGGTACGGCGACAAGCTCGCCGCCGCCGGCCTGACCCCGAACGACGGTCTGGGCGGCATCTACAAGGGCCTGGAGAACCTCCCCGAGGGCGCCGAGATCAAGGCCTCCTTCGACGCCGAGCTCGCCGAGGGCCCGGACCTGGCGATGGTCGACTCCGACAAGGGCATCACCAACCTGCACGTCCCCTCCGACGTCATCGTCGACGCCTCGATGCCGGCCATGATCCGCACCTCGGGCCACATGTGGGGCCCGGACGGCCAGGAGCACGACACGCTCGCGGTCCTGCCGGACTCCAGCTACGCGGGCGTCTACCAGGCCGTGATCGACGACTGCCGCGCGAACGGCGCCTACGACCCGTCGACCATGGGCTCGGTGCCGAACGTCGGCCTGATGGCGCAGAAGGCCGAGGAGTACGGCAGCCACGACAAGACCTTCGAGATCCCGGTCACGGGCACGGTCCGTCTGGTCGACGAAGGCGGCAACGCCGTCATCGAGCAGACCGTGTCGGCCGGCGACATCTTCCGCGCCTGCCAGACCAAGGACGCCCCGATCCGCGACTGGGTCAAGCTGGCCGTCACCCGCGCCCGCGCCACCGGCGACCCGGCGGTGTTCTGGCTGGACGCGAGCCGCGCCCACGACGCCAACCTGATCGCCAAGGTCGAGCAGTACCTGCCGGAGCACGACACCGAGGGCCTGGACATCCGGATCCTCTCCCCCGTCGAGGCGACCAAGCTGTCCGTGGAGCGCATCCGCCGCGGCGAGAACACCATCTCGGTCACCGGCAACGTGCTGCGCGACTACCTGACCGACCTGTTCCCGATCCTGGAGCTGGGCACCAGTGCCAAGATGCTCTCCGTGGTCCCGCTCATGGCGGGCGGCGGCCTGTTCGAGACGGGCGCCGGCGGCTCCGCGCCCAAGCACGTGCAGCAGCTGGTCAAGGAGAACTACCTGCGCTGGGACTCCCTGGGCGAGTTCTTCGCCCTGGTGCCGTCCTTCGAGCAGTACGCCAAGGTCACCGGCAACGCCCGCGCCCAGGTCCTCGCCGACACCCTCGACCGCGCCACGGCGACCTTCCTCAACGAGGACAAGTCCCCGACCCGTCGCGTCGGCGGCATCGACAACCGCGGCAGCCACTTCTACCTGTCCCTGTACTGGGCCCAGGAGCTGGCCAGGCAGACCGACGACGCCGACCTCGCCAAGGCCTTCGCGTCGCTCGCCGAGACGCTCACCGCGAACGAGCAGAAGATCGTCGACGAGCTGATCGCCGCCCAGGGCGAGCCGGCCGACATCGGCGGCTACTACCAGCCCGACCCGGCCAAGGCCGCCGAGGTCATGCGCCCCTCGGCCACCTGGAACGAGATCCTGGCGTCCCTGAGCTGA